The proteins below come from a single Stomoxys calcitrans chromosome 1, idStoCalc2.1, whole genome shotgun sequence genomic window:
- the LOC106094270 gene encoding cuticle protein 8 has protein sequence MKLLIAFTMLLAAAYASPIELEHYGHGAIYAHAPVAVHAHAEPVAYPKYSFNYGIKDPHTGDIKSQAEERDGDVVKGQYSLVEPDGSVRTVNYSADDHSGFNAVVHKTAPAVHAAPVHAIHAAPVYAHAPAPAHLLHHY, from the exons ATGAAG cTCTTAATTGCCTTTACCATGTTATTGGCTGCAGCTTATGCTTCCCCCATTGAATTAGAACACTATGGTCATGGAGCGATTTATGCACATGCTCCTGTGGCGGTACATGCTCATGCTGAGCCAGTG GCTTATCCCAAATATTCCTTCAATTATGGCATAAAGGATCCTCACACTGGTGACATAAAATCTCAAGCTGAGGAACGCGATGGTGATGTGGTGAAGGGACAATACTCGTTGGTGGAACCCGATGGCTCTGTACGTACGGTCAACTATAGTGCTGATGATCATAGCGGTTTTAATGCTGTTGTCCATAAGACAGCACCAGCTGTGCATGCGGCACCAGTGCATGCCATTCATGCTGCACCTGTGTATGCTCATGCCCCAGCTCCGGCTCATTTGTTGCACCACTACTAA